One genomic region from Bacillus aquiflavi encodes:
- the miaA gene encoding tRNA (adenosine(37)-N6)-dimethylallyltransferase MiaA: MFLKEKEKLLVIIGPTAVGKTNLSIDLAKQFNAEIISGDSMQIYQGMDIGTAKISKEEMEGIPHHLIDIKKPSESFSVADFQQLVKNKIEDISERGKLPMIVGGTGLYIQSVIYNYQFSNAPSDLEFRKQMEKKVEQKGKDWLHEQLQKVDPESANRIHPNNIRRVIRALEILHCTDKTMTNFQKNESYELIYNTALIGLTMEREQLYDRINKRVDIMIQQGLVDEVKALYDQGLRGCQSVQAIGYKELYDYFDKKISLEEAIEQLKQNSRRYAKRQFTWFRNKMNVKWFNVSKLQTDPEKIAEISAYIAGKLKIKSNT; encoded by the coding sequence TTGGCCCAACAGCTGTTGGCAAGACGAACCTGAGTATTGATTTAGCAAAACAATTTAACGCTGAAATTATTAGTGGAGACTCGATGCAAATATATCAAGGGATGGATATTGGTACAGCAAAAATTTCAAAAGAGGAAATGGAAGGGATTCCGCATCACTTAATTGATATTAAAAAACCGTCGGAAAGCTTTTCTGTTGCCGATTTCCAGCAGCTTGTGAAAAATAAAATAGAAGATATATCAGAAAGAGGAAAGTTGCCGATGATTGTTGGCGGAACGGGACTTTATATCCAATCGGTCATATATAATTATCAATTTTCCAATGCGCCATCAGACCTGGAATTTCGCAAGCAGATGGAGAAAAAAGTCGAACAGAAAGGAAAAGACTGGCTACATGAACAGCTTCAAAAGGTAGATCCTGAAAGTGCAAACCGTATCCATCCAAATAATATCCGTAGAGTTATCCGTGCTTTAGAAATATTGCATTGTACGGATAAGACGATGACAAACTTTCAAAAAAATGAGTCTTATGAACTAATTTATAATACGGCACTAATTGGTTTAACAATGGAACGAGAACAGTTATATGACCGGATTAATAAAAGAGTGGACATAATGATTCAACAAGGATTAGTTGATGAGGTGAAGGCTCTTTACGATCAAGGCTTGCGGGGCTGTCAGTCTGTGCAAGCAATTGGATATAAGGAGCTTTATGATTATTTTGATAAAAAAATCTCCCTAGAGGAAGCTATTGAACAATTAAAACAAAACTCTCGCCGATATGCAAAAAGACAATTCACTTGGTTTCGAAATAAAATGAACGTAAAATGGTTTAATGTGTCCAAATTGCAAACAGATCCAGAAAAAATTGCGGAAATTTCCGCATATATTGCAGGAAAGCTTAAAATAAAATCGAATACATAA
- the hfq gene encoding RNA chaperone Hfq, with translation MKQPINIQDQFLNQLRKDGTNVTVFLLNGFQLRGQIKGFDNFTVLFESEGKQQLVFKHAISTFAPQRNVQLEMEG, from the coding sequence ATGAAACAACCTATTAATATTCAAGATCAGTTTTTAAATCAACTGCGCAAAGATGGAACAAATGTTACAGTTTTTTTACTGAACGGTTTCCAACTAAGAGGTCAAATTAAAGGTTTTGATAATTTTACAGTTCTTTTTGAATCAGAAGGTAAACAACAACTTGTATTTAAGCATGCTATTTCTACATTTGCTCCACAGCGGAATGTTCAATTAGAAATGGAAGGATAA
- the spoVK gene encoding stage V sporulation protein K, with the protein MDQPFRMKNNGQINIVLNKQTRKTVVKELPGKQVVPKELPPEHAALKEIEIEEELEVLVGMKEMKTMIKEIYAWMYVNKKREEKGLKAKKQALHMMFKGNPGTGKTTVARLIGKLFQKMDILSKGHLIEAERADLVGEYIGHTAQKTRDLIKKALGGILFIDEAYSLGRGGEKDFGKEAIDTLVKHMEDKQHEFILILAGYSREMEYFLSLNPGLQSRFPLVVDFPDYTVEQLLEIGAKMLIEKEYVLSYDAERKLREHLIWIKSIYGENGFSNGRYIRNIIEKSIRSQAMRLLMDNSYERADLMTIRSNDLIFDNE; encoded by the coding sequence TTGGACCAACCATTTCGCATGAAAAACAATGGTCAAATCAACATTGTTCTTAATAAACAAACGAGAAAAACGGTTGTGAAAGAATTGCCTGGCAAGCAAGTTGTTCCAAAGGAATTACCGCCTGAGCATGCCGCTTTAAAGGAAATTGAAATTGAAGAGGAGTTAGAAGTGCTCGTCGGCATGAAAGAAATGAAAACAATGATTAAAGAAATTTACGCATGGATGTATGTAAATAAAAAGCGAGAAGAAAAGGGTTTAAAAGCGAAAAAACAAGCTTTGCATATGATGTTTAAAGGAAATCCCGGCACAGGAAAAACAACGGTGGCGCGGTTAATCGGCAAATTATTTCAAAAAATGGATATACTCTCAAAAGGGCATTTAATTGAAGCCGAGCGAGCTGATTTAGTCGGTGAATACATTGGACATACTGCTCAAAAAACGCGTGATTTAATTAAAAAAGCACTTGGGGGTATTTTATTTATAGATGAAGCGTATTCACTTGGAAGAGGCGGGGAGAAAGATTTCGGAAAAGAAGCAATTGATACACTTGTAAAACATATGGAAGATAAGCAACATGAATTTATTCTTATATTGGCTGGATATTCACGGGAAATGGAGTACTTTTTAAGCTTGAACCCGGGACTGCAATCTCGTTTCCCGCTAGTAGTAGATTTTCCAGATTATACAGTCGAACAGCTGTTAGAGATAGGCGCAAAAATGTTAATAGAGAAAGAATATGTATTGAGTTATGATGCTGAACGGAAGCTTAGAGAGCATTTGATTTGGATTAAATCAATTTACGGAGAAAATGGATTTTCAAATGGAAGGTATATTCGAAATATAATTGAAAAATCAATCAGATCTCAAGCAATGCGTTTACTTATGGATAATAGTTATGAACGAGCCGATTTAATGACAATAAGGAGTAATGATCTCATTTTTGATAACGAATAG
- a CDS encoding DsrE/DsrF/DrsH-like family protein, translated as MKVAIIAANGGAFDAYKVFNLALAAAAADGEVNIFFTFGGLNLIHKEMHKNLPLPEGKEHFAEGFKKANVPSIEELVSMANEMGVKMIACQMTMDVMSLDKDQFIDGIEVGGAATFLNYAKDADVSLTF; from the coding sequence ATGAAAGTAGCAATTATCGCAGCAAACGGTGGAGCATTTGATGCATATAAAGTTTTTAACCTCGCTTTAGCAGCAGCAGCAGCGGATGGAGAAGTTAATATTTTCTTTACGTTCGGGGGGTTAAATCTTATTCATAAAGAAATGCATAAAAACCTTCCATTACCAGAAGGAAAAGAACATTTTGCAGAAGGCTTCAAAAAAGCAAATGTTCCATCAATTGAAGAGTTAGTTTCAATGGCAAATGAAATGGGTGTAAAAATGATTGCTTGTCAAATGACAATGGATGTAATGAGCCTTGACAAAGACCAGTTTATTGATGGAATTGAAGTTGGCGGGGCTGCAACATTTTTAAATTATGCAAAAGACGCTGATGTTTCATTAACTTTTTAA
- a CDS encoding glutaredoxin family protein gives MNDITVYTTNTCPYCVMMKNFLNDKGLPFKEVNVQQDPEAGRKLVEATGQMGVPQTNVNGHWVLGFDPNTLMSYIKK, from the coding sequence GTGAACGACATTACTGTTTATACTACAAATACATGCCCATATTGTGTCATGATGAAAAATTTTTTAAATGACAAAGGACTGCCGTTTAAAGAAGTAAATGTACAACAAGATCCGGAAGCTGGCCGTAAACTAGTTGAAGCAACAGGCCAAATGGGTGTGCCGCAAACAAATGTAAATGGTCATTGGGTTCTTGGTTTTGATCCAAATACACTTATGTCATATATTAAAAAATAA
- the hflX gene encoding GTPase HflX produces MVNKKRYRKRESCLIQKERREKVILVGCQIPPEDDLRFKYSMEELASLTKTAAGEVVMVISQKRERFHAATYIGKGKLDELIALEQELEADLIIFNDELTASQLRNLSKQLDARVIDRTQLILDIFATRARSKEGKLQVELAQLQYILPRLSGKGIELSRLGGGIGTRGPGETKLETDRRHIRRRIDDIKKQLTTIVQHRNRYRNRRKKNKTFQIALVGYTNAGKSTLFNRLTEASSFEEDLLFATLDPLTRKLVLSSGFTTLLTDTVGFIQELPTTLIAAFRSTLEEVKEADLLLHVVDSANPDYDNHEKTVNKLLQELQVDHIPQLIIYNKRDIKNEQFIPTTKRESIFISAHHQQDRLKLKEKIEAMIMNMMEAYHVLIPSTEGKLLSQLKNDTILKELSFDEERMLYICKGYTLKEHQITGQLEKFSI; encoded by the coding sequence ATGGTTAACAAGAAAAGATATAGAAAGAGGGAAAGCTGCTTGATACAAAAGGAACGAAGGGAAAAAGTCATTTTAGTAGGCTGTCAAATTCCTCCCGAAGATGATTTGCGATTCAAATACTCAATGGAAGAGTTAGCTTCATTAACAAAAACAGCTGCAGGTGAAGTTGTAATGGTGATTTCTCAAAAACGGGAACGATTTCATGCTGCCACATATATAGGAAAAGGAAAGCTTGATGAATTAATCGCACTTGAACAAGAGCTAGAGGCAGATCTCATTATCTTTAATGATGAATTAACTGCAAGTCAACTTCGCAATTTATCGAAACAGCTAGATGCAAGGGTAATCGATCGAACACAACTAATTTTGGATATATTCGCAACACGAGCACGTTCAAAAGAAGGGAAACTGCAAGTAGAGCTTGCTCAACTGCAATATATATTGCCCCGTCTTAGTGGAAAAGGGATAGAATTATCTCGTTTAGGGGGCGGGATCGGCACGAGAGGACCTGGGGAAACAAAGCTAGAAACAGATCGCCGCCATATACGCCGGAGAATTGATGATATTAAAAAACAGCTTACGACAATCGTTCAGCACAGAAATCGTTATCGCAATCGGCGCAAGAAAAATAAAACGTTTCAAATTGCATTAGTAGGTTACACAAATGCTGGAAAATCAACATTGTTTAATCGATTAACAGAAGCTTCATCATTTGAAGAAGACTTGTTGTTTGCGACGCTTGATCCATTGACGAGAAAGCTCGTTTTATCTAGTGGTTTCACAACTCTTTTAACAGATACGGTTGGCTTTATTCAAGAACTTCCAACAACATTAATAGCGGCTTTCCGATCAACTTTAGAAGAAGTAAAAGAGGCTGATTTACTACTGCACGTTGTTGATTCAGCAAATCCAGACTATGACAATCATGAAAAGACGGTCAACAAATTGCTTCAAGAATTGCAAGTTGATCATATCCCCCAGCTCATTATTTATAATAAACGGGATATAAAGAACGAACAATTCATCCCAACAACAAAGAGAGAATCAATTTTTATTAGCGCTCATCATCAGCAGGATCGGCTGAAGTTAAAAGAAAAAATTGAAGCGATGATCATGAATATGATGGAAGCTTATCATGTGCTTATTCCGTCGACAGAAGGAAAGCTCCTTTCACAATTAAAAAATGATACAATATTAAAGGAATTATCTTTTGATGAAGAACGGATGCTTTATATTTGTAAAGGCTATACATTAAAAGAACATCAAATAACAGGACAACTAGAAAAGTTTTCGATTTAG
- the glnA gene encoding type I glutamate--ammonia ligase, translated as MAKYTRESIIRMAMEENVKFIRLQFTDILGTIKNVEIPVSQLNKALSNKMMFDGSSIEGFVRIEESDMYLYPDLDTWVVFPWTAEKGKVARLICDIYNAEGIPFAGDPRNNLKRVLKEMEEWGFTHFNLGPEPEFFLFRLSETGEPTLELNDHGGYFDLAPTDLGENCRRDIVLELEEMGFEVEASHHEVAPGQHEIDFKYADAITACDNIQTFKLVVKTIARKHGLHATFMPKPLFGVSGSGMHCNLSLFAGETNAFYNESGKDGLSDDAFHFLAGIIRHAPYFTAVTNPTVNSYKRLVPGYEAPCYVAWSSRNRSPLVRIPTSRGLSTRIEVRSVDPTANPYLAMAVLLEAGLDGIKNKLIPSSPVNRNIYTMSKEERLAEGIIDLPSTLGLALENLKIDEVIARALGDHILKHFIEAKEVEWNMFRIQVHPWEREQYLKMY; from the coding sequence GTGGCAAAGTACACAAGAGAGAGTATCATACGCATGGCGATGGAGGAAAATGTGAAATTTATTCGCCTTCAATTTACAGACATTTTAGGGACAATTAAAAATGTTGAAATTCCAGTGAGTCAATTAAATAAAGCATTATCTAATAAAATGATGTTTGATGGCTCTTCTATCGAAGGCTTCGTACGTATTGAAGAATCCGACATGTATTTATATCCGGATTTAGATACTTGGGTTGTTTTTCCTTGGACAGCCGAAAAAGGAAAAGTAGCTCGACTAATTTGTGATATTTATAACGCGGAAGGAATTCCATTCGCCGGTGATCCGCGAAATAATTTAAAAAGAGTATTAAAAGAAATGGAAGAATGGGGTTTCACCCATTTTAATTTAGGACCAGAGCCAGAGTTTTTCTTATTTAGATTAAGCGAGACAGGGGAACCGACCCTTGAACTAAATGATCATGGCGGATATTTTGATTTAGCTCCAACCGATTTAGGAGAAAATTGCCGCCGTGATATCGTGTTAGAGTTAGAAGAAATGGGTTTTGAGGTTGAGGCTTCTCATCACGAAGTAGCACCTGGACAGCATGAAATAGATTTTAAATATGCAGATGCAATTACTGCATGTGATAATATTCAAACATTTAAGCTCGTCGTTAAAACGATCGCTCGCAAGCATGGGCTACACGCAACGTTCATGCCAAAACCATTATTTGGAGTTAGTGGTTCAGGCATGCATTGCAATTTATCTTTATTTGCGGGAGAAACGAATGCCTTTTATAATGAAAGCGGCAAGGATGGCTTAAGTGATGATGCATTTCATTTTCTTGCTGGAATTATCCGCCATGCTCCTTATTTTACAGCTGTCACTAATCCGACTGTTAATTCATATAAGCGGCTTGTACCAGGATATGAGGCTCCATGTTACGTTGCCTGGTCTTCTCGTAATCGTTCACCACTTGTTAGAATTCCAACTTCAAGAGGATTGAGCACACGGATTGAGGTGCGCAGTGTCGATCCTACGGCAAATCCATACTTAGCTATGGCCGTGTTATTAGAAGCGGGTCTTGATGGGATCAAAAATAAATTAATCCCTTCATCACCTGTTAACCGCAATATTTACACGATGAGCAAAGAAGAGCGTTTGGCAGAAGGGATCATCGACTTACCATCTACATTAGGGCTTGCTCTTGAAAATTTAAAAATAGACGAAGTGATTGCCCGAGCTTTAGGAGATCATATATTAAAGCACTTTATAGAGGCGAAGGAAGTTGAGTGGAATATGTTCCGCATCCAAGTTCATCCTTGGGAACGGGAACAATATTTAAAAATGTATTAA